In Meiothermus ruber DSM 1279, the following proteins share a genomic window:
- a CDS encoding Maf family protein produces the protein MKNLPTLILASQSPRRAELLQRLNLPFEARPANINEESLRHLEPARMALELATQKAQAIWQPGQWVLAADTVVALGDETLGKPRDPQENRRFLQRLSGRQHTVYTGFAILKPDGGLHREVALTQVAFRPLQAWEIEWYIQSGEGLDKAGGYGAQGLGMVLLERIEGDFYTVMGLPVSRVWQRLYELGYFGLEPHRPDPKEL, from the coding sequence ATGAAGAACCTTCCTACCCTGATCCTGGCCTCACAAAGCCCGCGCAGGGCCGAGCTATTGCAGCGGCTGAACCTGCCTTTTGAGGCGCGTCCGGCTAACATAAACGAAGAAAGCCTCCGGCACCTCGAGCCCGCCCGCATGGCCCTGGAGCTGGCTACCCAGAAAGCCCAGGCCATCTGGCAGCCAGGGCAGTGGGTGCTGGCGGCCGATACCGTGGTCGCCCTGGGGGATGAAACCCTGGGCAAGCCCCGCGACCCCCAGGAGAACAGGCGATTCTTGCAGCGGCTCTCGGGGCGGCAGCACACGGTGTACACCGGCTTTGCCATTCTCAAACCGGACGGAGGCCTGCACCGTGAGGTGGCCCTGACACAGGTCGCCTTCCGCCCGCTACAGGCCTGGGAGATCGAGTGGTATATCCAAAGCGGCGAGGGGCTGGACAAAGCCGGGGGCTACGGCGCACAGGGGCTGGGCATGGTGCTGCTGGAGCGCATTGAGGGCGACTTCTACACCGTGATGGGCCTGCCCGTGAGCCGGGTCTGGCAGCGGTTATACGAGCTGGGCTACTTTGGCCTCGAGCCCCACCGGCCAGACCCCAAGGAGCTGTAA
- a CDS encoding alpha/beta hydrolase family protein, giving the protein MGSLVLLQTRSSNNWKIQQLPDRSIVRLAVQFKSDVPLFAEICKPKGRGPFPSLVLVHGGFVGPNESTQALCRTWAQAGYLVALPHLRGQGRSQGQIEVCGKEGSDVRQLADGLPQVGGTAQRAYVGISLGACVALSAARNDPQAKGVAFLLGATDFAAMMERLERYGRTEAYNRWQELIGASPQACPACYRQRSPLTWAHEVTAPLLLIAAGNDPIVSPLQYCALAKARETSGRSVRRVALTREGQLWTAPLIKERACLGRFAGLGQLTQDHLVLYPDLEHTTTPAIWQLVNQALAHWLKP; this is encoded by the coding sequence ATGGGCAGCTTGGTATTGCTGCAAACGCGCTCCAGCAACAACTGGAAAATCCAGCAGCTTCCCGATAGAAGCATTGTGCGGCTGGCCGTGCAATTCAAAAGCGACGTGCCGTTGTTTGCCGAAATCTGCAAACCAAAGGGCCGGGGCCCTTTCCCCAGCCTCGTGCTGGTACACGGGGGTTTTGTCGGCCCCAACGAGAGCACCCAGGCGCTTTGCCGAACCTGGGCTCAGGCGGGCTACCTGGTGGCCCTGCCCCATCTACGCGGCCAGGGCCGGAGCCAGGGTCAAATTGAAGTCTGCGGAAAAGAAGGAAGCGATGTGCGGCAACTGGCCGATGGGCTGCCGCAGGTAGGGGGCACCGCTCAGCGGGCGTATGTGGGAATTTCCTTGGGGGCCTGCGTGGCCCTAAGCGCCGCCCGCAACGACCCACAGGCCAAGGGGGTGGCGTTCTTACTGGGTGCTACCGACTTTGCGGCCATGATGGAGCGCCTCGAGCGCTACGGTCGCACCGAGGCCTACAACCGCTGGCAGGAACTGATCGGCGCCTCGCCCCAAGCCTGCCCTGCATGCTACCGCCAGCGCAGCCCGCTCACCTGGGCCCACGAGGTCACCGCCCCGCTTTTGCTAATTGCTGCGGGAAACGACCCCATCGTCTCGCCGCTGCAATACTGCGCCCTGGCTAAGGCGCGCGAAACCAGCGGGCGAAGCGTGCGCCGGGTGGCGCTGACCAGGGAAGGCCAGTTGTGGACGGCCCCCCTCATCAAAGAACGTGCCTGCCTGGGCAGGTTTGCTGGCCTGGGTCAGCTCACCCAGGATCACCTGGTGCTCTACCCCGACCTGGAGCACACCACCACCCCAGCCATCTGGCAACTGGTCAACCAGGCCCTTGCGCACTGGTTAAAACCCTGA
- a CDS encoding sulfite exporter TauE/SafE family protein — translation MNLSSLWIGLLAGVFGGLVGLGGGIVAVPLMSAFLKLSQHKAVATSLVMVVFTGLVGALTYATHGTVDWLAALLIFPSAMLTANWGARFANRLPEWKLKRVFGWYLVVVALSLILKPYIPHVEEPLQGWLRIIPLIFTGAVAGFASGLLGVGGGTITVPIMVLLVGLEQHTAQGTSLLAMIPSALVGSYTHYRHGNLAQEYVPGLVVGILAGASAGGLIANQLPEFWLRLTFSVVLIWTALRYVGARSKTTPEAV, via the coding sequence GTGAATCTTTCGAGTTTGTGGATCGGCTTGCTGGCAGGGGTGTTCGGGGGTCTGGTGGGGCTTGGGGGCGGCATTGTAGCGGTTCCGCTGATGTCGGCCTTTCTCAAGTTATCTCAACACAAAGCGGTCGCAACCAGCCTGGTGATGGTGGTCTTTACTGGCCTGGTGGGGGCCCTGACCTACGCCACCCACGGTACCGTGGACTGGTTGGCGGCCCTCCTGATCTTTCCCAGCGCTATGCTCACGGCCAACTGGGGGGCCCGCTTTGCCAATCGCTTGCCGGAGTGGAAGCTCAAGCGGGTTTTTGGCTGGTACCTGGTGGTGGTAGCCCTGAGCCTGATCCTCAAGCCCTATATTCCGCATGTGGAAGAGCCCCTGCAGGGCTGGCTGCGCATCATCCCGCTCATCTTTACCGGTGCTGTCGCTGGCTTTGCCTCGGGCTTGTTGGGGGTGGGCGGCGGTACCATTACGGTGCCGATCATGGTGCTGCTGGTGGGCCTCGAGCAGCACACCGCCCAGGGCACCTCGCTGCTGGCCATGATTCCATCAGCCCTGGTGGGGTCGTACACCCACTACCGCCACGGAAACCTGGCCCAGGAGTATGTGCCGGGGCTGGTGGTGGGCATTCTGGCAGGGGCCTCTGCTGGGGGTCTGATCGCCAATCAGCTCCCTGAGTTCTGGCTTAGGCTGACTTTCTCGGTGGTGCTCATCTGGACAGCCCTGCGCTACGTGGGGGCTAGGTCCAAAACCACCCCTGAGGCCGTCTAG
- a CDS encoding acyltransferase: protein MGSSPPATTTNNPLPWVDVYRGIAILGVLVAHVGGRFLREVPPDSEHWWLIATTNRLLAWVVPAFLFLSTILIGNSLLRNNQPYSWARLRPVVVPYLVWTGIYLLFRYFEGNLPPLTLERIGLYLLWGKSYFHLYYMVLAIQLVLLMPLLLPVLRRRVPAWLVLLVSIGLTLAFYWANRLYWQVPFPGSTLIWYLPTLAVGLTLVKQMHGLEQIVRRYRAWGLVVLGLGMSLYLPLAYDAIRNIPVNTFQYQTGYWIYSSAVSFVLISVAIWLSRTPLSAALQFLGRYSLHIYLLHPLVIRVLERTPHFPEALGVSPAFTIYVALSLLIPLAVGILARWLRASRFLFGRA from the coding sequence ATGGGCTCGAGTCCCCCTGCTACCACTACCAACAACCCCCTACCCTGGGTGGACGTGTACCGGGGCATCGCCATTCTGGGCGTCCTGGTAGCCCACGTTGGTGGGCGATTTTTGCGCGAAGTACCCCCAGACTCTGAGCACTGGTGGCTCATCGCCACCACCAACCGGCTCCTGGCCTGGGTGGTTCCGGCTTTCCTGTTTCTTTCGACCATCCTGATCGGCAACAGCCTGCTACGCAACAACCAGCCGTATTCTTGGGCCCGGTTGCGGCCCGTGGTGGTTCCCTACCTGGTCTGGACGGGAATTTACCTTCTTTTCCGTTACTTCGAAGGCAATTTACCCCCACTCACGCTAGAGCGCATCGGCCTTTACCTGCTATGGGGCAAGAGCTATTTTCACCTCTACTACATGGTACTGGCCATTCAACTGGTGCTGCTGATGCCGCTGCTGCTTCCGGTGCTCCGTCGCAGGGTGCCAGCCTGGCTCGTTTTGCTTGTCAGTATCGGCCTAACCTTAGCTTTTTACTGGGCCAACCGCCTGTACTGGCAAGTGCCATTCCCTGGCAGCACCCTTATCTGGTACCTGCCCACCCTGGCGGTGGGGCTCACCCTGGTGAAGCAGATGCACGGGCTCGAGCAGATCGTGCGGCGTTATCGCGCCTGGGGGCTGGTGGTGCTGGGCCTTGGGATGAGCCTCTACCTGCCTCTGGCGTACGATGCCATACGCAACATCCCGGTCAACACCTTTCAATATCAAACTGGTTATTGGATCTACAGCAGCGCGGTATCCTTCGTGCTAATCTCGGTTGCCATCTGGCTTTCGCGCACCCCGCTCAGCGCAGCATTGCAGTTTCTGGGCCGCTATTCGTTGCACATCTACCTCCTCCATCCGCTGGTAATTCGGGTGCTCGAGCGCACCCCTCATTTCCCCGAAGCCTTGGGGGTTTCCCCGGCCTTCACCATCTATGTGGCACTCTCGCTGCTGATTCCCCTAGCGGTGGGAATCCTGGCCCGCTGGCTGCGGGCCTCCAGGTTTCTGTTTGGCCGGGCCTAG
- a CDS encoding valine--tRNA ligase produces MTEPKELPKAYDPQAVEPRWALEWAQNPLKPELNAHKGKGPFTIVIPPPNVTGNLHLGHALDNTIIDTIIRFKRMQGYEALYLPGTDHAGITTQVLVERELAQEGLSRHDLGREKFLERVWAFKEKNGGAILHQLRRIGASCDWSRERFTMDEGLSRAVRRAFIEYYHQGLAYRGKRIVNWDPVAQTVVSDLEVNVEPTPGQLYTLAYPLAGGGEIQIATVRPETIFADVAVAVNPADERYRHLIGQKARIPLTERYIPIIADEAVLMDFGTGALKITPAHDPTDFEIGSRHHLEMPSVIDLKGCLAGELVPEPFRGLERFEARRRVVQALEEAGHLREVRDYTIALGYSDRTKAPVEPLLLEQWFVRMKPVAEKVLEGLDKGEMRFVPERWEKVNRDWLENIKDWAIARQLWWGHQIPAWYDEEGNIYVPDPDNPDLDCDQDPRYAHLKLRRDEDVFDTWFSSALWPFSTLGWPDATPDLKKYYPTDVLVTGYDIIFFWVARMQMSGYQFTGRAPFHTIVLHGLYLDAKGQKMSKSKGNGIDPLELIDKYGADACRFAWDYLATGGQDIRHDERRYEQGRNFANKLYNATRFVLMNKQAGRSSAPATPTLADRWMVSRLNRGIAEITEAYEAFDLGRAARLVYELVWSEFCDWYLEAAKPALREGNQATLHTLESTLATLLKLLHPIMPFITSELYEALTGDTTQLALQDWPQVGARDLEAEKAFETLQAAITATRNLRAELGIPPQQEVAVHLEGPGAALVMENLALFRFLSKAQASIGSPEKAIAQVTPSTTVYLKPEGDLSSFLERQRKRLLELEKQVEQGQKKLANPGFVERADPAIVQAERERLAENQAQLERIRQNLARLG; encoded by the coding sequence ATGACCGAACCTAAGGAACTACCCAAAGCCTACGACCCCCAGGCAGTGGAGCCCCGCTGGGCCCTGGAATGGGCCCAGAACCCCCTCAAGCCCGAACTCAACGCCCACAAGGGCAAGGGGCCTTTCACCATCGTGATCCCACCGCCCAACGTGACCGGCAACCTGCACCTGGGCCATGCGCTGGACAACACCATCATCGATACCATCATCCGCTTCAAGCGCATGCAGGGCTACGAGGCCCTGTACCTACCCGGCACCGATCATGCCGGCATCACCACCCAGGTGCTGGTCGAGCGCGAGCTGGCCCAGGAGGGGCTATCCCGCCACGACCTGGGCCGGGAGAAGTTTTTGGAACGGGTCTGGGCCTTCAAGGAGAAAAACGGCGGGGCTATTTTGCACCAGCTCCGGCGCATTGGGGCTTCTTGTGACTGGAGCCGCGAGCGCTTCACCATGGACGAAGGGCTCTCCCGCGCGGTGCGGCGGGCCTTCATCGAGTATTACCACCAGGGGCTGGCCTACCGGGGCAAGCGCATCGTGAACTGGGATCCGGTGGCCCAGACGGTGGTGAGCGACCTCGAGGTCAACGTCGAGCCCACCCCCGGCCAGCTCTACACCCTGGCCTACCCCCTGGCAGGGGGCGGTGAGATTCAGATTGCCACCGTGCGCCCGGAGACCATCTTTGCCGATGTGGCCGTTGCGGTAAACCCCGCCGACGAGCGCTACCGGCACTTAATTGGGCAGAAGGCCCGCATCCCCCTCACCGAGCGGTACATTCCCATCATTGCCGATGAAGCGGTGCTGATGGACTTCGGCACCGGGGCCCTGAAGATTACCCCGGCCCACGACCCCACCGACTTCGAGATCGGCAGCCGGCACCACCTGGAGATGCCCAGCGTGATTGACCTGAAGGGCTGCCTTGCGGGCGAGCTGGTGCCCGAGCCGTTCCGGGGTTTGGAGCGCTTCGAGGCCCGCCGGCGGGTGGTGCAGGCGCTGGAGGAAGCCGGGCACCTGCGGGAAGTCCGCGACTACACCATCGCCCTGGGCTACTCCGACCGCACCAAGGCCCCGGTGGAGCCCCTCCTGCTCGAGCAGTGGTTCGTGCGGATGAAGCCGGTGGCCGAGAAGGTGCTGGAAGGCCTGGATAAGGGCGAGATGCGCTTCGTGCCCGAGCGCTGGGAGAAGGTCAACCGCGACTGGCTGGAAAACATCAAGGACTGGGCCATCGCCCGGCAGCTCTGGTGGGGCCACCAGATACCGGCCTGGTACGACGAGGAGGGCAACATCTACGTGCCCGACCCGGACAACCCCGACCTCGACTGCGACCAGGATCCCCGCTACGCCCACCTCAAGCTGCGGCGCGACGAGGACGTTTTCGACACCTGGTTCTCTTCGGCGCTGTGGCCTTTTTCCACCCTGGGCTGGCCCGATGCCACCCCCGACCTGAAGAAGTACTACCCCACCGACGTGCTGGTGACGGGCTACGACATCATCTTCTTCTGGGTGGCCCGTATGCAGATGTCGGGCTACCAGTTCACCGGTCGGGCCCCTTTCCACACCATCGTGCTGCACGGGCTGTACCTGGACGCCAAGGGACAGAAGATGTCCAAAAGCAAGGGCAACGGCATTGACCCCCTCGAGCTCATCGACAAATACGGGGCCGACGCCTGCCGCTTCGCCTGGGACTACCTGGCTACCGGTGGGCAGGACATCCGCCACGACGAGCGGCGCTACGAGCAGGGGCGCAACTTTGCCAACAAGCTCTACAACGCCACGCGCTTCGTGCTGATGAACAAGCAGGCGGGCCGCTCCAGCGCCCCGGCCACCCCCACCCTGGCCGACCGCTGGATGGTTTCGCGCCTGAACCGGGGCATCGCCGAGATTACCGAGGCCTACGAGGCCTTCGACCTGGGCCGGGCCGCCCGGCTGGTCTACGAGCTGGTCTGGAGCGAGTTTTGCGACTGGTACTTGGAGGCCGCCAAGCCCGCACTGCGCGAGGGCAACCAGGCCACCCTGCACACCCTGGAGTCCACCCTGGCGACCCTGCTCAAGCTGCTGCACCCCATCATGCCCTTCATCACCTCGGAGCTGTACGAGGCCCTCACCGGCGATACCACCCAGCTGGCCTTGCAGGACTGGCCCCAGGTTGGTGCGCGCGACCTCGAGGCGGAAAAAGCCTTCGAAACCCTGCAGGCCGCCATCACCGCCACCCGCAACCTGCGGGCCGAGCTGGGCATCCCGCCCCAGCAGGAAGTCGCGGTGCATCTGGAGGGGCCGGGGGCGGCGCTGGTGATGGAGAACCTGGCGCTGTTCCGCTTCCTCAGCAAAGCCCAAGCCTCTATAGGTAGCCCCGAAAAAGCCATTGCCCAGGTGACCCCCAGCACCACCGTCTACCTCAAGCCCGAAGGTGACCTATCGAGCTTCCTGGAGCGCCAGCGCAAGCGGCTGCTCGAGCTGGAGAAGCAGGTTGAGCAGGGACAGAAAAAACTCGCCAACCCGGGTTTTGTGGAGCGGGCCGACCCGGCCATCGTGCAGGCCGAGCGGGAGCGGCTAGCCGAGAACCAGGCCCAGCTCGAGCGCATCCGACAAAACCTGGCCCGGCTGGGGTAG
- a CDS encoding GGDEF domain-containing protein, which yields MSAEKLREEDLKLLHLLEQMRSQIAQASSNLDSLKQALESAQRLVEERNRNLLNIRSPWLEGYGREADDPLTGLPGQAAFEQALERAFASGEAFSVVAFDLDEFQTIVQRFGQALADEVLRRVGQLVQKTLRASDVAGRTGGDSFALILRGITGDRALGVCERLRVAVFKYPWSQLHPELKVTISLGFAGRDGEPTAQAVLARAKHFQAEAKNSGRNQTFPGMYY from the coding sequence ATGAGCGCTGAAAAGCTGCGCGAAGAAGACCTCAAACTGCTGCACCTGCTCGAGCAGATGCGCAGCCAGATAGCCCAGGCCAGCAGTAACCTCGACTCGCTCAAACAGGCCCTGGAGTCGGCGCAGCGCCTGGTCGAGGAGCGGAACCGAAACTTGCTGAACATTCGCAGCCCCTGGCTGGAAGGCTATGGTCGCGAAGCCGATGACCCGCTGACCGGTCTGCCGGGCCAGGCGGCTTTTGAACAGGCCCTCGAGCGCGCTTTCGCCAGCGGCGAAGCGTTTAGCGTGGTCGCCTTCGACCTGGACGAATTCCAAACCATTGTGCAGCGCTTCGGCCAGGCCCTGGCCGATGAGGTTTTGCGCCGTGTGGGGCAGTTGGTGCAGAAGACCCTGCGGGCCTCGGATGTTGCTGGACGAACCGGGGGCGATTCGTTCGCCCTGATTCTGCGTGGCATCACCGGGGATCGGGCCCTGGGGGTCTGTGAGCGGCTGCGGGTTGCGGTGTTCAAGTACCCCTGGAGCCAGCTTCACCCTGAACTTAAAGTCACCATCAGTTTGGGCTTTGCGGGCCGCGATGGCGAGCCAACCGCCCAGGCCGTGCTGGCTCGAGCCAAACACTTCCAGGCCGAGGCTAAAAACTCGGGCCGCAACCAGACCTTTCCCGGAATGTACTACTGA
- a CDS encoding cryptochrome/photolyase family protein — MNLVWHRADLRLHDNPALAEALRTGPAVGLVVLDPNILQNTTPRRRAWFYQNTQALREAYAARGGLLLVRSGLPWEVLPRVAAELGVQRVFAVRNSTPYARFRDQKVGEALPGRLRWLPGQYIHEPGTIVKPDGGGYTVFTPYSKRWWAAPEPVLLEAPAHFPPFSLPPDYDPGAIPQEASDVPLPPAGEAAALKALEVFLRDKLPHYHQTRDGLAGEGVSRLSYYFTLGVLSPRLAARKALQVGGEGARKWVNELCWRDFSGDLLYHRPQMMTQAFDPRWEGLPWNHDSEVFEAWLHGQTGIPVVDACMRELQATGFLSNRGRMVVAQFAVKLALLPWQKCERAFRNLLLDGDNASNLQGWHWAGGLGVDAAPYFRVFNLITQAETHDPQGLWLKRWVPESGGRAQPYKTPVIDLDAARRRYLAAAEGIARG; from the coding sequence GTGAACCTGGTCTGGCACCGCGCCGATCTTCGCTTGCACGACAACCCCGCCCTGGCCGAGGCCCTGCGAACCGGCCCGGCTGTGGGGTTGGTGGTTTTGGATCCCAACATTCTGCAAAACACCACGCCCCGGCGGCGGGCCTGGTTCTATCAGAACACCCAGGCCCTGCGCGAGGCTTATGCGGCGCGGGGGGGCCTCCTGCTGGTGCGCAGCGGCCTGCCCTGGGAGGTTCTGCCCCGAGTGGCAGCCGAGCTGGGCGTCCAGCGGGTGTTTGCCGTGCGGAACTCGACCCCCTATGCCCGGTTTCGTGACCAGAAGGTGGGCGAGGCCCTGCCGGGGCGCCTCCGCTGGCTGCCGGGTCAGTACATCCACGAGCCGGGAACCATCGTCAAGCCGGACGGGGGGGGCTACACGGTTTTTACGCCCTATTCCAAGCGCTGGTGGGCGGCCCCTGAGCCGGTTCTGCTCGAGGCCCCCGCTCACTTTCCGCCCTTTAGCCTGCCACCCGATTACGACCCGGGCGCTATTCCCCAGGAAGCCTCGGACGTGCCCCTGCCACCGGCGGGCGAGGCGGCGGCCCTGAAGGCGCTCGAGGTCTTCTTACGCGACAAACTGCCCCACTACCACCAGACCCGCGACGGGCTGGCCGGGGAGGGGGTCTCGAGGCTCTCCTACTACTTCACCCTGGGGGTTCTCTCGCCCCGGCTGGCCGCCCGTAAAGCCCTGCAGGTGGGGGGTGAGGGGGCCCGCAAGTGGGTCAACGAGCTGTGCTGGCGTGACTTTAGCGGCGACCTGCTCTACCACCGCCCGCAGATGATGACCCAGGCCTTCGACCCGCGCTGGGAAGGCCTGCCCTGGAACCACGATAGCGAAGTGTTTGAGGCCTGGCTGCACGGCCAGACCGGCATCCCGGTGGTGGATGCCTGCATGCGTGAGCTACAGGCCACCGGCTTTCTGTCTAACCGGGGGCGGATGGTGGTGGCGCAGTTTGCGGTCAAGCTGGCCTTGCTGCCCTGGCAGAAATGCGAGCGGGCCTTCCGCAACCTGCTCTTAGATGGCGACAACGCCTCCAACCTGCAGGGCTGGCACTGGGCGGGGGGGCTGGGGGTGGACGCCGCCCCCTACTTCCGGGTCTTCAACCTGATCACCCAGGCCGAGACCCACGACCCCCAGGGATTGTGGCTAAAGCGCTGGGTGCCCGAGTCGGGGGGCCGGGCCCAGCCCTACAAAACCCCGGTCATTGACCTGGACGCGGCCCGCAGGCGGTACCTGGCGGCTGCGGAGGGGATCGCCAGGGGCTAG
- a CDS encoding dipeptidase gives MIVDAHLDLAHNAVDLGRDLTLPLSTLRQRDTHSDIPVVTLPALREGKVGVCFATLWVDPRRYLEPQSAHAQALRQLEVYLRWEEQGWVRILRNQADLTRHLALWPEDGITALVILIEGAECIREPGEVAFWKAQGVRLIGPAWNRTRYCGGTREPGGLSALGVELLQAMDEQGLALDFSHMDEQAFWQAVEVFQGPVCATHSNPRALLGGEGLEFSNRHLSDAMIQAIGARNGVIGTVLYSFFLEHTWKRGMERVELGVVGKHMAHTASLIGWDKVGLGSDFDGGFGMNENPQGLDAPADLQKIALCVPESFQAGVLGENWLRWLQTIF, from the coding sequence GTGATCGTGGACGCCCACCTCGACCTCGCCCACAACGCAGTGGACCTGGGGCGCGACCTGACCCTGCCGCTTTCCACCCTGCGCCAGCGCGATACCCACAGCGACATCCCCGTCGTAACCCTACCGGCCCTGCGTGAAGGGAAGGTTGGGGTCTGCTTTGCCACCCTCTGGGTAGACCCCCGCCGCTACCTCGAGCCCCAAAGCGCCCATGCCCAGGCCCTCCGGCAGCTAGAGGTATACCTGCGCTGGGAAGAACAGGGTTGGGTGCGCATCCTGCGGAACCAGGCCGATTTAACCCGGCATCTGGCCTTGTGGCCCGAGGACGGAATCACAGCCCTGGTCATCCTGATTGAAGGCGCCGAGTGCATCCGCGAGCCCGGCGAGGTGGCTTTCTGGAAGGCCCAGGGGGTGCGGCTGATTGGCCCCGCCTGGAACCGCACCCGCTACTGCGGCGGCACCCGCGAACCCGGCGGTCTGAGCGCGCTGGGGGTGGAGCTGCTACAAGCCATGGACGAGCAGGGGCTGGCCCTGGACTTTTCCCATATGGACGAGCAGGCCTTCTGGCAGGCTGTGGAGGTCTTCCAGGGCCCGGTCTGCGCCACCCACAGCAACCCCCGGGCCTTGCTGGGGGGGGAGGGGCTCGAGTTCTCCAATCGCCACCTGAGCGATGCCATGATCCAGGCCATCGGCGCGCGCAACGGGGTTATCGGCACGGTGTTGTATAGCTTTTTCCTCGAGCACACCTGGAAGCGGGGCATGGAACGGGTGGAACTGGGTGTGGTAGGCAAGCATATGGCCCACACCGCCAGCCTGATCGGCTGGGACAAGGTGGGCCTCGGCTCCGACTTCGACGGCGGCTTCGGAATGAACGAAAACCCCCAGGGCCTCGACGCACCCGCCGACCTACAGAAAATTGCCCTGTGCGTTCCCGAATCCTTCCAGGCTGGGGTGCTTGGGGAAAACTGGCTGCGCTGGCTGCAAACGATATTTTGA